One window of the Cryptococcus gattii WM276 chromosome E, complete sequence genome contains the following:
- a CDS encoding uncharacterized protein (Similar to TIGR gene model, INSD accession AAW43509.1) has protein sequence MTIAITPDTKLKLAVIGLGRIGAVRARILSRYAPKIHVVAACDSKPGSDVWAAENLPSHVQFFSDPEELFQKSGAQAVLISTATATHAPLVLRALELGYHVMCEKPIAVDIATTKQVVEAARAKPELKFLVPFCRRFDAGELGDIHAVESWCLDAQDPTGFFVQFSPMSGGIFVDMGVHDIDIARYFLNVKKGLTNPKKQVNRVIAFGQTAVYHDLQQFGDADNGYGIVEFANGKILTSHIGRTLTNGHESSTRVFGTKGTAVVNAESPVNRVQLRDAHGVRSETTGDAFVLYQQSFINDLDEFATCILEDKPLSLQPEDALEASKIATALQYSFRNRVPVEFDDEGEPIMP, from the exons ATGACCATTGCCATCACTCCCGACACAAAGCTCAAGCTCGCCGTCATCGGCTTAGGTCGAATCGGTGCCGTTCGTGCCCGTATTCTCAGTCGTTACGCTCCCAAGATCCATGTGGTGGCCGCTTGCGACTCCAAACCTGGATCTGACGTTTGGGCCGCTGAGAACTTGCCTTCCCATGTGCAGTTCTTCTCCGACCCAGAGGAGTTGTTCCAGAAGAGTGGTGCCCAGGCCGTCTTAATCTCTACAGCTACTGCTACTCATGCTCCTCTTGTCCTTCGTGCTCTCGAGTTAGGCTAT CACGTCATGTGTGAGAAGCCCATCGCTGTTGACATTGCCACCACAAAACAGGTCGTCGAAGCTGCCAGAGCCAAGCCTGAGCTCAAATTCTTGGTTCCCTTCTGTCGTCGAT TCGACGCAGGAGAGCTGGGAGATATCCATGCCGTTGAATCTTGGTGCCTCGACGCCCAAGACCCCACTG GTTTCTTTGTTCAGTTCTCACCTATGTCCGGCGGTATTTTCGTCGATATGGGCGTACACGAC ATCGACATTGCCCGTTACTTCCTCAACGTCAAAAAAGGTTTGACTAACCCTAAGAAGCAAGTCAATAGGGTCATCGCATTTGGTCAAACTGCTGTCTATCACGATCTGCAGCAATTTGGAGATGCCGACAATGGTTATGGTATCGTTGAGTTTGCCAATGGGAAGATCCTTACTTCCCATATTGGACGAACTCTTACCAACGGACATGAGAGTTCCACCAGAGTCTTTGGTACCAAGGGTACCGCTGTAGTCAATGCT GAATCTCCTGTAAACCGTGTTCAGCTCCGAGATGCCCATGGGGTGAGATCTGAGACAAC TGGCGACGCCTTTGTTCTTTACCAACAGTCCTTCATCAATGACCTCGATGAGTTTGCCACATGTATATTGGAGGACAAAC CTTTATCCCTCCAACCTGAAGACGCTCTCGAGGCCAGCAAAATCGCCACTGCTCTCCAGTACTCTTTCCGAAACAGGGTGCCTGTTGAGTTTGACGACGAAGGAGAGCCTATCATGCCTTAA
- a CDS encoding flavin-containing monooxygenase, putative (Similar to TIGR gene model, INSD accession AAW43507.1): MSPTAIVDNHKVDIADLKSKVIDGHVELEETPKPPVADNFMYDFKYNHALPTTDLLGVSIPDDVDAQKVAEEIVAKLSKVLSQGDAKGFTGLFLEYGVWRDKLAFTWDYRTFNFTENIARAAADLLPSTRCSNFKLLKPAPAIQKPYPDLSFLQFVLSFDTPLVQASAVINAVLTKEGWRLWTVHSVAESLLKFPELDPVDGHMTGPVSWEKQREKDDDEVVPDVLIIGGGQNGLALAARLKALGVSNLIVERNAQIGEIWRKRYEYLSLHFPHWADHFPYFPFPKHWPTYTPAQKLGLFMEWYASAMELPIWTKSNVVKAEQDAEGKWTVEINKDGETRVLNPKHVAMATSLCGVPMTPVIPGMDKWKGTARHSTAHDSSREWVGKKVLVVGTSSSGFDTAYDCARRNIDVTLLQRSPTYVMSLTHSVPRAIGNYEPKNGVVPDLEEQDRLMQSMPTGPGEELARRNRAVLEELDKEMLDGLRAKGLKIYKGQRGTGQATLGSTRNGGFYFEAGACEQIIKGKIKVEQGYVEAFTEDKVILSGGREREFDLVVFATGFSNTIDSVRQTLGDKIANQCGPIWGVDEEGEMNSAWKDCGVPNLWLMIGYLPLSRYHSKLVALRLKALLEGVSPAPYKA, encoded by the exons ATGAGTCCCACTGCCATTGTTGACAACCACAAGGTCGATATCGCCGACCTCAAGTCCAAGGTCATTGACGGCCATGTCGAGCTCGAGGAGACTCCCAAGCCTCCCGTCGCCGATAACTTCATGTACGACTTCAAGTACAACCACGCTTTGCCTACCACCGACCTTCTCGGTGTCTCTATTCCAGACGATGTCGATGCTCAGAAGGTTGCCGAGGAGATTGTCGCTAAGCTCTCCAAGGTTTTGAGCCAGGGTGATGCCAAGGGCTTTACTGGCCTTTTCCTTGAGTACG GTGTTTGGAGAGACAAGCTTGCCTTCACCTGGGACTACCGAACCTTCAACTTCACCGAGAACATTGCTCGTGCTGCGGCCGACCTTTTGCCTTCCACCCGCTGCAGCAACTTCAAGCTCCTCAAACCCGCTCCTGCCATCCAGAAGCCTTACCCCGatctttccttccttcaGTTCGTTTTGTCTTTCGACACTCCCCTCGTCCAGGCTTCTGCCGTTATCAACGCCGTCTTAACTAAAGAAGGATGGCGTCTGTGGACTGTTCACTCTGTCGCCGAATCTCTCCTCAAGTTCCCTGAGCTTGACCCTGTCGACGGCCACATGACAGGTCCCGTCTCTTGGGAGAAGCaaagggagaaggatgaCGACGAAGTCGTGCCCGATGTCTTGATCATTGGTGGTGGCCAAAA TGGTCTTGCCCTCGCTGCTCGACTCAAAGCTTTGGGCGTGTCTAATCTCATCGTTGAGCGAAACGCTCAGATTGGTGAGATTTGGAGAAAGCGATATGAATACCTCTCCCTTCACTTCCCTCACTGGGCCGACCACTTCCCTTacttccccttccccaAGCACTGGCCGACTTATACTCCTGCTCAGAAACTCGGTCTTTTCATGGAGTGGTACGCTTCTGCTATGGAGTTGCCTATCTGGACCAAGTCCAATGTTGTCAAGGCCGAGCAGGACGCCGAAGGCAAGTGGACCGTCGAAATCAACAAGGATGGCGAGACCAGAGTTTTGAATCCTAAGCACGTT GCTATGGCCACTTCTCTCTGCGGTGTTCCCATGACCCCTGTCATCCCCGGTATGGACAAGTGGAAGGGCACTGCTCGTCACTCTACTGCTCACGACAGCTCCCGTGAATGGGTCGGTAAGAAGGTCCTCGTTGTCGGCACTTCCTCTTCCGGTTTCGATACCGCATACGACTGTGCCCGCCGAAACATCGATGTTACCCTTCTCCAGCGATCCCCCACCTATGTCATGTCGCTCACCCACTCCGTCCCTCGTGCAATCGGTAACTATGAGCCCAAAAACGGAGTTGTTCCCGACCTTGAAGAACAAGACCGATTAATGCAGTCCATGCCCACGGGTCCTGGTGAAGAGCTTGCTCGACGCAACCGTGCCGTTCTCGAAGAGCTCGACAAGGAAATGCTCGACGGTCTTCGTGCCAAGGGTCTCAAGATTTACAAGGGTCAGAGAGGTACCGGTCAAGCTACTCTCGGTTCCACCCGTAACGGTGGTTTCTACTTCGAGGCCGGTGCATGTGAGCAAATCATCAAGGGCAAGATCAAGGTCGAGCAGGGCTACGTTGAGGCTTTCACAGAGGACAAGGTCATTCTCTCCGGCGGTAGGGAGAGGGAGTTTGACCTCGTTGTCTTCGCCACAGGTTTCTCTAACACTATCGACTCTGTTCGACAAACTTTGGGTGACAAGATCGCCAACCAATGTGGTCCTATTTGGGGTGTTGACGAGGAGGGTGAGATGAATTCTGCCTGGAAGGACTGTGGTGTCCCCAACTTGTGGTTGATGATCGGCTACTTGCCTCTGTCTCGATACCACTCCAAGTTGGTCGCTCTCAGGCTCAAGGCTTTGCTCGAGGGTGTCTCTCCTGCGCCATACAAGGCTTAG
- a CDS encoding uncharacterized protein (Similar to TIGR gene model, INSD accession AAW43514.1~Transmembrane 9 superfamily protein member 4) — protein sequence MILRSALTALATLLSLSSTKAFYLPGSAPRDYLEGEKIDVFVNTLTPMLNSKLKSLISYDYYDSRFHFCSPEGGPERQPESLGSILFGDRILSSPYEIRMLENSTCQKLCQASVPKEDAVFINERIREDYGLNLLIDGLPSSEMRRDSKTGETFLDAQGFNLGDDELNPDKPALNNHYDIYIQYHMRDEDHFRVVGVLVYPSTVNSMVAGSTEPDCFNNQPFYLSEETGNEFFYTYSVSFLESNIPWGLRWDAYLHVFDPRIHWFSLINSLIIAGFLVFMVGMVLLRSISRDIHRYNAVDLSDEVQEDYGWKLVHGEVFRLPQRPMLLSVMVGNGIHLIMMCIVTLVFALFGFLSPSNRGSLATVLLICWTFFGCVSGYASARTYTTLGGEQWKTNLILTAVLFPTVVFTIIGMLNFFLIFASASGAVPFGTILAVLLLWFLISAPLSVAGYFYGMKHGAFINPVRVASIPRQIPPKPWYLSTWPAAILGGILPFGAAFVELYFVLSSLFGNRAYYAFGFLFLTFVIVALTTATVTVLFVYFLLCAEEYRWHWRAFLIGGGSAFWLFAYGVWYWASRLYLNGFTSVVLYFGYLFLVSLLDFLVGGSIGYVATYFMLRRLYTSIRVD from the exons ATGATCCTCCGCTCCGCCCTGACCGCCCTAGCGACGCTTTTGTCTCTTTCCTCAACAAAAGCATTCTATCTTCCAGGTTCTGCCCCACGCGACTACCttgaaggagagaagatcGATGTTTTTGTAAACACTCTTACTCCTATGCTCAACTCCAAGCTCAAATCACTCATATCCTATGACTATTATGACAGCCGCTTCCACTTCTGTTCACCGGAAGGAGGTCCTGAGAGACAACCTGAAAGTTTGGGTTCCATTCTCTTTGGCGATCGGATTCTCTCATCTCCTTACGAGATCCGAATGTTGGAGAACTCAACATGTCAGAAGTTGTGCCAGGCTAGTGTACCAAAAGAGGATGCGGTATTTATCAATGAGAGGATCAGGGAGGATTACGGGTTGAATTTGCTTATCGACGGACTGCCGAGCAGTGAGATGAGGAGGGATAGCAAGACTGGAGAGACGTTCTTGGACGCGCAAGGTTTCAACTTGGGTGACGATGAGCTCAACCCTGACAAGCCAGCTTTGAACAACCATTACGACATCTACATCCAGTATCACATGCGTGATGAGGACCACTTTAGGGTGGTTGGCGTTCTCGTTTACCCTAGCACTGTCAACTCTATGGTTGCTGGGTCCACTGAGCCCGACTGTTTCAACAATCAACCGTTCTACCTCTCCGAAGAAACCGGCAATGAGTTCTTCTACACCTACTCTGTATCTTTCCTCGAAAGTAATATCCCTTGGGGCCTTCGATGGGACGCTTATCTTCACGTCTTTGATCCCAGGATCCATTGGTTCAGTTTGATCAACTCTCTCATCATTGCGGGTTTCCTCGTTTTCATGGTCGGCATGGTCCTTTTGCGATCTATTTCACGTGATATTCACCGTTACAATGCGGTTGACCTATCTGACGAGGTTCAAGAAGATTACGGATGGAAGCTCGTTCACGGCGAGGTTTTCCGACTTCCTCAGCGACCCATGTTGCTTTCCGTCATGGTCGGTAACGGTATCCATCTCATAATGATGTGCATCGTCACTCTTGTCTTTGCTCTCTTTGGgtttctctctccttccaaTCGAGGCTCCCTTGCCACCGTCCTTCTCATCTGCTGGACATTCTTCGGTTGTGTCTCCGGTTACGCTTCTGCCCGAACTTACACTACTCTTGGCGGGGAGCAGTGGAAGACCAACCTCATTCTCACTGCCGTCCTCTTCCCCACCGTTGTTTTCACTATCATCGGCATGCtcaacttcttcctcatcttcgctTCCGCTTCGGGTGCTGTGCCATTCGGTACCATCCTCGCCGTCTTGCTTTTATGGTTCCTCATCTCTGCGCCGTTATCGGTTGCGGGTTACTTCTACGGTATGAAGCACGGTGCCTTTATCAACCCCGTTCGAGTCGCTTCCATTCCTCGACAAATACCCCCCAAGCCATGGTACCTTTCCACCTGGCCTGCCGCCATCCTCGGAGGTATCCTTCCATTTGGCGCTGCATTTGTTGAGCTCTACTTTGTTCTTTCCTCACTCTTCGGTAACCGAGCCTATTATGCCTTTGgcttccttttcctcaCTTTTGTCATCGTCGCCTTAACCACTGCCACTGTCACTGTCCTCTTTGTTTACTTCTTGCTTTGCGCAGAGGAATACAGATGGCACTGGAGGGCATTTTTGATTGGAGGTGGTTCAGCATTCTGGCTTTTTGCTTACGGTGTGTGGTACTGGGCTTCGAGGCTGTATTTGAATGGGTTCACAAGTGTGGTGCTCTACTTTGGCTACCT ATTCCTAGTTTCCCTCCTTGACTTCCTCGTTGGAGGTTCAATAGGCTATGTGGCGACGTACTTCATGTTGAGAAGGCTTTATACTTCGATCAGGGTGGATTAA
- a CDS encoding uncharacterized protein (Similar to TIGR gene model, INSD accession AAW43505.1) produces the protein MSPASFQDTAGPGPRINQQIHSPPSGHNVRSRHDRQDTVESDTEAREDNGSSKAPPRKKQRKQRPVFSCAECRRLKLKCDRQVPCDNCVKRRCQSICPDGVRVTRHYLANADSALLTRLEQLEGIVSRHGLEPIIAETASTKETRRSQTPARMQLHSQQATGDRNGSPQRRAQNSPPMASPSSVTAQPPTSRPQGAPSSHQQPDDDHYLRGSSSSEHFQYDMLRSPRYERQLQSQHAERHPTQTHFPSALQFNTVSSGNPDIAHRIEGVHEINSISPSDRQIRFNFPTHSTSSASPAAASRYSDSNGESHSRQLHHLGPPVVAENLDVEEEQSYGTLVMGQGGRSKYLGPTAGSEWLRDQESRDHAESRDQSRLPSPEITEASVPLYNPRPTAVPHSFPFHTSKTKVVSWSRYDLLSRLPDRGYADMLVDSYYRSFSWHYNVCPRSEFLPIYEEMYLLRITSVTSPTEPLQRLGRGKINYQDLGLVFMILAFGTLHCLELAPNDPTAYELASVAQVALSKGDLLSRPSISGLQALHILAQFSNESEEGRNGDASWPLWGLSMRLIQAMGLHRDGARWNLDPDLVEQRRRVFWECHSADIFQANCNSRPNTLWPGVYDTAYPSQPPMHIEKDYFTLKFELSRIAASILGSATNVQAPPYSTIMELSRQVYLSICGAGKPSRHCLVSTRTLRPQLTTVPKLARKNFIRLFSISETLLFLHRPYFVRALLKTSPDPSQSVYAPSYLTVVERCNAIVQCVVTIHKVHRNVSTRHWPLWYHAFNSAVSMGTLIFKSPQNPLSDFALGLINTVIETFTSAVQTGASPRLTTNLQWLIRLRRRCQDAIDKARFENVGQQTTIDSSTSALVGGDIVENGDQDDPDNFSLLGWRTRLIQRAASGGQVAKTISQTTPSQSNDSPPQIMSSNINLLPDIMGSTMGGLAGVNVLNQIPGAENTVNKQMTSITSTAGDSSGINETFTNQLLQQFWEPMLLQDAPNVGDSNWDPLQTINCWDWNMHFGTEEGAHQAPNRDTHT, from the exons ATGTCGCCAGCATCTTTTCAGGATACGGCTGGCCCTGGCCCTCGTATCAACCAGCAAATTCATAGTCCACCTAGTGGCCACAATGTCAGAAGCAGGCATGACCGTCAAGACACAGTGGAATCAGATACAGAAGCCAGAGAAGATAATGGTTCTTCTAAAGCTCCACCTCGTAAGAAACAAAGGAAGCAAAGGCCTGTGTTCAGTTGCGCAG AATGCAGGAGGCTCAAACTTAAGTGTGATCGTCAGG TACCGTGCGACAATTGCGTCAAGAGACGTTGTCAATCCATTTGCCCTGATGGAGTTCGCGTTACCAGACATTA TCTCGCAAATGCTGATTCTGCTTTGCTTACTCGCCTTGAGCAACTGGAGGGCATCGTATCTAGACATGGATTGGAACCCATTATTGCAGAGACGGCGTCTACGAAAGAAACCAGAAGAAGCCAAACGCCCGCAAGGATGCAGTTACACTCCCAGCAAGCGACAGGGGATAGAAATGGCAGTCCTCAAAGGCGGGCACAGAACTCACCTCCTATGgcttcgccttcttctgtcACCGCTCAGCCGCCAACTAGTCGACCCCAAGGGGCGCCTTCCAGTCACCAGCAGCCAGATGATGACCATTATTTGAGGGGatcctcttcatcagaGCATTTTCAATATGATATGCTAAGATCCCCCCGTTATGAGCGCCAGCTTCAGTCTCAACATGCAGAACGACATCCGACCCAAACTCATTTCCCGTCAGCTCTGCAATTCAACACTGTTTCCTCCGGTAATCCAGATATCGCTCACAGGATAGAGGGCGTGCATGAGATTAACAGCATAAGCCCATCTGATAGACAAATACGGTTTAATTTTCCCACGCATTCTACTTCGTCAGCATCACCCGCCGCAGCCAGTCGTTACAGCGACAGTAACGGTGAATCACATAGTCGTCAGCTCCACCATCTTGGTCCTCCTGTCGTGGCTGAGAACCTAGATGTAGAGGAAGAACAGAGCTATGGTACTCTCGTGATGGGgcaaggaggaaggagcAAGTACCTGGGGCCGACTGCAGGGAGTGAATGGTTGAGGGAT CAAGAGTCACGAGACCACGCCGAGTCTCGAGATCAGTCTCGATTACCATCTCCTGAGATCACCGAGGCATCGGTGCCCCTATATAATCCACGGCCGACAGCTGTTCCTCATTCATTTCCTTTTCACACTTCAAAGACCAAAGTCGTCTCATGGTCTAGATACGATCTTCTTTCCAGACTACCAGATAGAGGCTATGCCGACATGCTTGTTGATAGTTACTACCGTTCCTTCAGCTGGCA CTACAATGTCTGCCCTCGTTCGGAATTCCTACCTATCTACGAAGAGATGTATCTCCTTCGGATAACAAGCGTTACCTCTCCTACTGAACCTCTCCAGCGACTTGGTCGAGGTAAGATAAACTATCAAGATCTGGGTCTTGTTTTCATGATCCTTGCTTTTGGAACATTGCATTGCCTTGAACTGGCTCCCAATGATCCTACTGCGTATGAGCTGGCTTCTGTAGCTCAGGTCGCTTTGTCAAAAGGTGATCTCCTGTCTCGACCTTCAATTTCAGGACTTCAGGCCTTG CATATATTGGCGCAATTTAGCAATGAATCCGAAGAAGGGCGAAATGGTGATGCGTCATGGCCATTATGGGGTTTGTCGATGAGGTTGATACAGGCG ATGGGTCTTCATAGAGATGGTGCCAGATGGAATCTTGACCCAGATCTTGTAGAACAGCGACG TCGAGTATTTTGGGAATGCCATAGTGCTGATATCTTCCAAGCAAACTGTAACAGTCGGCC TAACACTCTCTGGCCAGGCGTATATGACACCGCGTACCCTTCACAGCCCCCAATGCACATCGAGAAAGATTATTTCACTctcaaatttgagctcAGTCGCATAGCTGCATC AATCCTCGGCTCAGCGACTAATGTTCAAGCACCTCCTTATTCTACCATTATGGAGCTATCTCGTCAAGT GTACCTTTCAATTTGCGGTGCCGGCAAGCCCTCCAGGCATTGCCTAGTATCTACCCGGACCCTCAGGCCGCAATTGACAACAGTCCCGAAACTAGCACGAAAGAACTTCATAAGACTCTTCAG CATCTCCGAGACACTTTTATTCCTCCATCGTCCCTACTTCGTTCGTGCTCTCCTCAAAACCTCTCCCGACCCTTCGCAATCCGTTTATGCTCCTTCGTATCTCACCGTAGTTGAGAGGTGTAAT GCAATCGTTCAATGCGTAGTCACGATTCATAAGGTCCATCGTAATGTTTCGACCCGGCACTGGCCACTATGG TATCATGCTTTCAATTCTGCCGTTTCCATGGGTACTCTGATATTCAAATCACCTCAAAATCCTCTATCGGATTTTGCCCTCGGTCTAATCAACACTGTGATTGAGACGTTCACGTCGGCTGTCCAAACGGGCGCTTCTCCCCGCCTAACCACCAACCTCCAATGGCTAATTAGACTCAGACGTAGATGCCAAGACGCTATTGACAAAGCCAGGTTTGAGAATGTCGGTCAACAAACAACCATTGATAGTAGCACCTCTGCTCTCGTCGGTGGCGATATTGTCGAGAATGGCGATCAAGATGACCCAGATAacttttctcttcttggCTGGAGGACGAGGTTAATCCAGCGTGCAGCTTCTGGTGGACAAGTGGCCAAGACCATTTCGCAGACCACGCCATCGCAGTCAAACGACAGTCCTCCTCAAATTATGTCCTCGAATATTAACCTACTTCCAGATATCATGGGTTCTACAATGGGTGGTCTCGCAGGAGTGAATGTCCTGAATCAGATACCGGGAGCCGAGAATACAGTGAATAAGCAGATGACATCGATAACGAGTACTGCGGGCGATTCAAGTGGCATTAATGAAACTTTCACAAATCAGCTT TTACAGCAATTCTGGGAGCCCATGCTGCTACAGGATGCTCCAAATGTAGGGGATAGTAACTGGGACCCATTGCAGACGATTAACTGTTGGGATTGGAACATGCATTTTGGTACGGAAGAAGGGGCTCATCAGGCACCAAATCGGGATACGCATACGTGA
- a CDS encoding endoplasmic reticulum protein, putative (Similar to TIGR gene model, INSD accession AAW43511.1) produces MTTPTAVTLVGATGLTGSHSLNCLLTSPHAFSINALVRRPLSGTPSAANPLTKLTTRLYNSLFDAPNDKDALVQQGGIYVSCLGTTRAKAGGTAEQEKLDLGLNKDLATRAKKDGASTMILVSSLGAASSSYFFYSRMKGQLEDAVKDLDFEHTVILQPAVLLGDRTESRGISESVLKGVIRGIRKVGLPVDSLAIEGADIGACIAHLAANPPSEKVLIIGDHEIIAYAKQFRAAQAQSSK; encoded by the exons ATGACGACGCCCACCGCTGTTACCCTTGTTGGAGCCACTGGTCTTACCGGCTCGCACTCTCTCAACTGCCTCCTCACCTCTCCTCACGCCTTCTCTATCAATGCTCTTGTTCGTCGTCCGCTTTCCGGCACTCCATCAGCGGCCAATCCTCTCACCAAGCTCACCACTCGTCTCTACAACTCACTTTTTGACGCTCCCAATGATAAGGATGCTCTTGTCCAACAGGGCGGTATCTACGTGTCCTGTCTCGGTACGACCAGGGCCAAGGCTGGTGGAACTGCGGAGCAGGAAAAGTTGGATTTGGGCTTGAATAAGGACTTGGCTACGCGTGCAAAAAAGGATGGAGCTAGTACT ATGATTCTCGTTTCTAGTCTCGGTGccgcctcttcctcttACTTTTTCTACTCCCGCATGAAAGGCCAGCTCGAAGATGCCGTAAAAGACCTTGACTTTGAGCACACCGTCATCCTTCAACCCGCTGTCTTACTTGGCGACAGGACAGAGTCGAGGGGAATTTCAGAATCTGTTTTGAAAGGTGTGATCAGGGGAATTAGGAAGGTTGGCCTGCCAGTGGATAGTCTGGCGATTGAAGGTGCCGA TATTGGTGCCTGTATCGCCCACCTCGCTGCCAACCCTCCTAGCGAAAAGGTCTTGATCATTGGCGACCACGAAATTATCGCGTACGCTAAGCAGTTCCGCGCTGCGCAGGCTCAAAGCTCAAAGTAA